A single Danio rerio strain Tuebingen ecotype United States chromosome 17, GRCz12tu, whole genome shotgun sequence DNA region contains:
- the gskip gene encoding GSK3-beta interaction protein isoform 1 (isoform 1 is encoded by transcript variant 1) — protein MEVDCKPEDLSKCSYDERCVELGEVKDMRLEAEAVVNDVLFAVSDMHVSHNLSSGLDVAYINVETREGNRYCLELTEAGLRVVGHTFDKVNDGLSSQYHETVYSLLDSLSPGYREAFGNALLQRLERLKQNGQ, from the exons ATGGAGGTGGACTGTAAGCCAGAGGATCTATCTAAGTGCTCGTACGATGAGCGCTGTGTGGAGCTGGGAGAGGTGAAGGACATGCGGCTGGAGGCTGAGGCGGTGGTCAATGATGTGCTCTTCGCTGTCTCAGACATGCACGTCTCTCATAATCTGAGCAGCGGGCTGGATGTGGCCTACATCAACGTGGAAACCAGAGAGGGAAACCGATACTGCTTGGAGCTCACCGAGGCTGGCTTAAGA GTTGTGGGTCACACTTTTGATAAGGTCAATGATGGTTTGAGCAGCCAGTATCACGAGACTGTTTACTCTCTCCTGGATTCCCTCAGTCCAGGATACAGAGAAGCGTTTGGAAATGCACTGCTGCAGAGACTGGAGCGGCTCAAACAGAACGGACAGTGA
- the npc2.1 gene encoding NPC intracellular cholesterol transporter 2 isoform X1, translating into MDYRVLGVVLLSFLAYTCADPVKFVDCGSVDGKVVQVDIKPCSQQPCKLHKGQSYTVNVTFSSGVESQTSKAVVHGVLAGVPVPFPIPIDDGCKSGIQCPIVPQKPYNYVTELPVKTEYPAIKVVVEWELRDDSSKDLFCIKFPVQIVN; encoded by the exons ATGGACTACAGAGTGCTCGGCGTGGTTTTACTTTCTTTTCTCGCGTACACTTGTGCTGATCCGGTAAAATTTGTGGACTGCG GCTCGGTAGACGGAAAAGTAGTTCAGGTTGACATCAAGCCCTGCTCGCAACAGCCCTGCAAGCTTCACAAGGGACAATCCTACACCGTTAATGTAACCTTCAGCAGTG GTGTTGAAAGTCAGACCAGTAAAGCTGTGGTTCATGGTGTGCTTGCTGGTGTCCCTGTCCCCTTCCCTATTCCAATTGACGATGGGTGCAAATCTGGCATTCAGTGTCCTATTGTTCCACAGAAACCTTACAACTATGTCACTGAGCTGCCTGTCAAGACTGAGTATCCAGCA atAAAAGTGGTTGTGGAATGGGAACTAAGAGACGACTCCAGCAAAGATTTATTTTGCATCAAGTTCCCTGTCCAGATCGTAAACTGA
- the isca2 gene encoding iron-sulfur cluster assembly 2 homolog, mitochondrial, which yields MSFARRLLVSAPKTASFHLLNLLSVRSCAAPLTSTSSNTEHQNTSSTDAEVHLSQSCVKRLAEIMEKGQYLRIAVEGGGCSGFQYKFSVDSVKNEDDRVFEKNGVGIVVDQDSLEFVKGSTVDFSQELIRASFQVLKNPQAEHGCSCGSSFSVKL from the exons ATGTCATTCGCCCGGAGACTGCTTGTAAGCGCTCCTAAAACAGCGTCATTTCACCTTCTCAA CCTGCTGTCAGTGAGATCATGTGCAGCTCCTCTCACCTCCACCTCCTCCAACACTGAACACCAGAATACATCCAGTACAGATGCAGAAGTTCACCTCAGCCAGTCCTGTGTCAAG AGGCTCGCTGAAATCATGGAGAAAGGACAATATCTGAGAATAGCAGTGGAGGGAGGAGGATGTTCAGGATTCCAGTATAAATTCTCTGTGGACAGTGTGAAAAATGAAGATGACAG AGTGTTTGAAAAGAACGGCGTAGGGATAGTGGTGGACCAGGACAGTCTGGAGTTTGTGAAAGGATCCACTGTTGACTTCAGTCAGGAGCTCATTCGCGCTTCATTTCAGGTGTTGAAGAATCCTCAGGCTGAACACGGCTGCTCCTGTGGCTCCTCTTTTTCTGTGAAACTCTGA
- the npc2.2 gene encoding Epididymal secretory protein E1-like precursor, with protein sequence MDYRVLAVILLSFLAYTCADPVKFVDCGSVHGKVVQVDIKPCSQQPCQLHKGQSYTVNVTFISSVASQTSKAVVHGVVECVPVPFPIPIDDGCKSGIQCPIVPQKPYNYVTELPVKTEYPAIKVVVEWELRDDSSKDLFCIKFPVQIVN encoded by the exons ATGGACTACCGAGTGCTTGCCGTTATTTTACTTTCCTTTCTTGCATACACTTGTGCTGATCCGGTCAAATTTGTGGACTGTG GCTCAGTACATGGGAAAGTAGTTCAGGTTGACATCAAGCCCTGCTCCCAACAGCCCTGCCAGCTTCACAAAGGACAGTCCTACACCGTTAATGTAACCTTCATCAGCA GTGTTGCAAGTCAGACCAGTAAAGCTGTGGTTCATGGAGTAGTTGAATGTGTCCCTGTCCCCTTCCCTATTCCAATTGACGATGGGTGCAAATCTGGGATTCAGTGTCCGATTGTTCCACAGAAACCTTACAACTACGTCACCGAGCTGCCAGTCAAGACTGAGTATCCAGCA atAAAAGTGGTTGTGGAATGGGAACTAAGAGACGACTCCAGCAAAGATTTATTTTGCATCAAGTTCCCTGTTCAGATTGTAAACTGA
- the gskip gene encoding GSK3-beta interaction protein isoform 2 (isoform 2 is encoded by transcript variant 2), protein MGMEVDCKPEDLSKCSYDERCVELGEVKDMRLEAEAVVNDVLFAVSDMHVSHNLSSGLDVAYINVETREGNRYCLELTEAGLRVVGHTFDKVNDGLSSQYHETVYSLLDSLSPGYREAFGNALLQRLERLKQNGQ, encoded by the exons ATG GGGATGGAGGTGGACTGTAAGCCAGAGGATCTATCTAAGTGCTCGTACGATGAGCGCTGTGTGGAGCTGGGAGAGGTGAAGGACATGCGGCTGGAGGCTGAGGCGGTGGTCAATGATGTGCTCTTCGCTGTCTCAGACATGCACGTCTCTCATAATCTGAGCAGCGGGCTGGATGTGGCCTACATCAACGTGGAAACCAGAGAGGGAAACCGATACTGCTTGGAGCTCACCGAGGCTGGCTTAAGA GTTGTGGGTCACACTTTTGATAAGGTCAATGATGGTTTGAGCAGCCAGTATCACGAGACTGTTTACTCTCTCCTGGATTCCCTCAGTCCAGGATACAGAGAAGCGTTTGGAAATGCACTGCTGCAGAGACTGGAGCGGCTCAAACAGAACGGACAGTGA